The Rhinolophus ferrumequinum isolate MPI-CBG mRhiFer1 chromosome 4, mRhiFer1_v1.p, whole genome shotgun sequence genome has a window encoding:
- the SETDB2 gene encoding histone-lysine N-methyltransferase SETDB2 isoform X3, translated as MILVKEATISNSSTLVKDHKPVTQKEQENKSSSLPSTSYEDSFPEDCTVLSTKNKDILSLENKAADFREKESSLNLSYQSHDCSDACLMKKPQTFKGENPLQLPIKCHFQRRHAKTNSHSSALHVSYKTPCGRSLRNMEEVFRYLLETECNFLFTDNFSFNTYVQLTRNYPKQEEIVSDVDISNGVESVPISFCNEIDNRKLPYFKYRKTMWPRAYYLNSFSNMFTDSCDCSEGCIDITKCACLQMTARNAKTCPLSSDKIAFGYKHKRLQTHIPTGIYECSLLCKCNRRMCQNRVVQHGPQVRLQVFKTEKKGWGVRCLDDIDKGTFVCIYSGRLLSRSNTEKPDAVDENRKEGNIMKNVFSKKRKIEVADCEVEVIPLELETNPRSAKTEECPPKFNKNPKQPVTEMKCNTISRIPYHSVIRSPKAKIAIIQPNGKKMGFASSEYVTSEDDGFKPTQVHLNSKARETKMDSSSKQVEDSEDNLRIESDVIDTTKCREETPPEGGCNQATTSDNRNALKEFQVQILKAQEKNSPACQNQQAFCDKQLPSETKTTASDSLKKFSKGNVFLLDATKEGNVGRFLNHSCCPNLLVQNVFVETHDRNFPLVAFFSNRYVKARTELTWDYGYEAGTMPEKEILCQCGVNKCRKKIL; from the exons atctacaaaaaataaggacattctctCTCTGGAAAATAAAGCTGCAGActttagagaaaaagaatcatCTCTGAATTTATCTTACCAAAGTCATGACTGCTCTGATGCCTGTCTAATGAAAAAGCCACAAACCTTCAAGGGAGAAAACCCTCTACAGCTACCAATCAAATGCCACTTCCAAAGACGACATGCGAAGACTAACTCTCACTCTTCAGCGCTCCACGTGAGTTATAAAACCCCTTGTGGAAGGAGTCTACGAAACATGGAGGAAGTTTTTCGTTACCTGCTTGAGACAGAGTGTAACTTTTTATTTACAGATAACTTTTCTTTCAATACCTATGTTCAGTTGACTCGGAATTACCCAAAGCAAGAAGAAATTGTTTCTGATGTGGATATTAGCAATGGAGTGGAGTCGGTGCCCATTTCTTTCTGTAATGAAATTGACAATAGAAAGCTTCCATACTTTAAGTACAGAAAGACTATGTGGCCACGAGCGTATTATCTAAACAGCTTTTCCAACATGTTTACTGATTCATGTGACTGTTCTGAGGGCTGCATAGACAT AACAAAATGTGCATGTCTTCAAATGACGGCAAGGAATGCTAAGACTTGCCCCTTGTCAAGTGATAAAATAGCCTTTGGATATAAACATAAAAGACTACAGACACACATACCTACTGG CATTTATGAATGCAGCCTGTTGTGCAAGTGTAATCGACGAATGTGTCAAAACCGAGTTGTCCAGCATGGACCTCAAGTGAGGCTGCAGGTGTTTAAAACCGAGAAGAAAGGATGGGGAGTGCGCTGCCTAGATGACATCGACAAAGGgacatttgtttgcatttattcaG gAAGATTATTAAGCAGATCTAACACCGAGAAACCTGATGCTGttgatgaaaatagaaaagaaggaaatattatgaaaaatgtgttttcaaaaaagagaaaaatagaagttgCAGATTGTGAGGTTGAAGTTATCCCATTAGAATTGGAAACAAATCCTAGAAGTGCTAAGACTGAAGAGTGTCCACCTAAGTTCAATAAAAATCCAAAACAGCCTGTTAC agaaatgaaatgtaacACTATTTCAAGAATTCCGTATCATTCAGTTATTAGAAGTCCGAAAGCCAAGATAGCCATTATTCAACCCAATGGGAAAAAGATG ggaTTTGCTTCCTCGGAATATGTCACCTCTGAAGATGATGGATTTAAACCAACCCAAGTGCATCTGAACTCTAAAGCCAGGGAAACAAAAA TGGACTCAAGCTCAAAACAAGTAGAAGATTCTGAGGACAATCTGCGGATTGAATCAGACGTGATAGATACAACTAAATGTAGAGAAGAAACGCCACCCGAAGGCGGATGTAACCAAGCAACCACATCGGATAATCGAAATGCTCTGAAGGAGTTTCAGGTTCAAATACTAAAAGCCCAAGAGAAAAACTCTCCAGCATGTCAAAACCAGCAGGCCTTTTGTGATAAACAGTTGCCAAGTGAAACCAAGACTACTGCATCTGATTCTTTGAAGAAGTTCAGTAAAGGAAATGTGTTTTTACTGGATGCCACAAAAGAAGGGAATGTGGGCCGCTTCCTTAAT caTAGTTGTTGTCCAAATCTTTTGGTACAGAATGTTTTTGTAGAAACACATGACAGGAATTTTCCATTGGTGGCATTCTTCAGCAAcag GTATGTGAAAGCAAGAACAGAACTAACATGGGATTATGGTTATGAAGCTGGGACTATGCCTGAGAAAGAAATTCTCTGTCAATGTGGGGTTAATAagtgtagaaaaaaaatattataa